The following are encoded together in the Thermomonas brevis genome:
- a CDS encoding pyridoxine 5'-phosphate synthase: MTALSVNLNKIAVLRNSRGGDEPDVLKAGIACLDAGAHGLTVHPRPDARHIRSDDVHALGALCEVRGVEFNVEGNPFAPPRPGYPGLLALCEATRPAQVTLVPDGDGQLTSDHGFDFVRDGDALRPLIAAFKALGCRVSVFVDVGDPEVARAAALGADRVELYTGPYAEAFANGHPEHALRAAAGTAQLAQSAGLQVNAGHDLNQANLGVFLVQVPDVREVSIGHALIGEALYAGLDATVRAYRRIVDAVAP, encoded by the coding sequence GTGACTGCGCTCAGCGTCAACCTCAACAAGATCGCCGTGCTGCGCAATTCGCGCGGCGGCGACGAGCCGGACGTGCTGAAGGCCGGCATCGCCTGCCTGGACGCCGGCGCGCACGGCCTGACCGTGCATCCGCGCCCGGACGCGCGCCACATCCGCAGCGACGACGTGCATGCCCTGGGTGCGCTGTGCGAGGTGCGCGGCGTGGAGTTCAACGTCGAGGGCAATCCTTTTGCACCGCCGCGGCCCGGCTATCCGGGCCTGCTGGCGCTGTGCGAGGCGACCCGGCCGGCGCAGGTGACGCTGGTCCCGGACGGCGACGGCCAGCTCACCTCCGACCACGGCTTCGACTTCGTCCGCGATGGCGATGCCCTGCGCCCGCTGATCGCCGCGTTCAAGGCGCTGGGTTGCCGGGTCAGCGTGTTCGTCGACGTCGGCGATCCCGAGGTGGCGCGCGCCGCGGCGCTCGGCGCCGATCGCGTGGAGCTCTACACCGGCCCGTATGCCGAAGCCTTCGCCAACGGCCATCCCGAGCACGCCCTGCGCGCCGCCGCCGGCACCGCCCAGCTGGCGCAATCCGCCGGCCTGCAGGTCAATGCCGGGCACGACCTCAACCAAGCCAATCTCGGCGTCTTCCTGGTGCAGGTGCCGGACGTGCGCGAAGTCTCCATCGGCCATGCGCTGATCGGAGAAGCGCTGTATGCCGGGCTGGACGCCACCGTGCGCGCCTACCGGCGCATCGTGGATGCCGTCGCGCCGTAG
- the cls gene encoding cardiolipin synthase, which translates to MLEGLWQAWNAFWAIPHIRAWLTAGWALYLLWLGGWIVLQKREPAATLSWLVSLAALPYIGFAVYYVFGPQRIVRHRARRRRHHAHLPRDPEGPGDESIELRTLAHATTGLAPSTARDVRLLIDGGHKYPALLEAIAQARDHVHLEYYIYNPDRTGGALLDALVERARAGVKVRLLVDAMGSKLAKRRFFAPLVEAGGELAWFHPARPWTLWKRPWMNLRTHRKIVVIDGRVGFLGGINITDEEDERLREDAYRDLHLRVEGDIVRSLQEVFVEDWAYATQRTDFVGDVVRAMPPAQTGPMRAQLLTSGPDSPWEAIHRMYVGAIHAATRRVWLTTPYFVPGEAAMMALTSAALGGLDVRLLVPRMSDSKLVTYCVRSYYDDLLAAGVKVYEYGPRMLHTKALLVDDALAVIGSANFDHRSFRLNFEASLLFEDAAVAGELAQLIEREFASAPRVRADRPRPLLSVRLPEALARLMAPLL; encoded by the coding sequence ATGCTGGAGGGGCTGTGGCAGGCCTGGAATGCGTTCTGGGCGATCCCGCACATCCGCGCCTGGCTGACCGCCGGCTGGGCGCTGTACCTGCTCTGGCTGGGCGGCTGGATCGTGCTGCAGAAGCGCGAGCCGGCGGCCACCCTGAGCTGGCTGGTCAGCCTGGCGGCGCTGCCGTACATCGGCTTCGCGGTGTACTACGTATTCGGCCCGCAGCGGATCGTCCGCCACCGCGCGCGGCGCAGGCGCCACCACGCCCACCTGCCGCGCGATCCCGAAGGCCCCGGCGATGAAAGCATCGAACTGCGCACGCTCGCGCACGCCACCACCGGCCTGGCGCCGAGCACCGCGCGCGACGTGCGCCTGCTGATCGACGGCGGCCACAAGTATCCGGCGCTGCTGGAGGCGATCGCGCAGGCGCGCGACCACGTGCACCTGGAGTACTACATCTACAACCCGGACCGCACCGGCGGCGCACTGCTGGACGCGCTGGTGGAGCGCGCCCGCGCCGGCGTCAAGGTGCGCCTGCTGGTCGACGCGATGGGCTCGAAGCTGGCCAAGCGGCGTTTCTTCGCGCCGCTGGTCGAGGCCGGCGGGGAACTCGCCTGGTTCCATCCGGCGCGACCGTGGACGCTGTGGAAGCGGCCGTGGATGAACCTGCGCACCCATCGCAAGATCGTGGTGATCGACGGCCGGGTCGGCTTCCTCGGCGGCATCAACATCACCGACGAGGAGGACGAGCGCCTGCGCGAGGACGCCTACCGCGACCTGCACCTGCGGGTGGAGGGCGACATCGTGCGCTCGCTGCAGGAGGTGTTCGTCGAGGACTGGGCCTACGCCACCCAGCGCACCGATTTCGTCGGCGACGTGGTGCGCGCGATGCCGCCGGCGCAGACCGGCCCGATGCGCGCCCAGCTGCTGACCTCCGGCCCGGATTCGCCGTGGGAGGCGATCCACCGCATGTACGTCGGCGCGATCCACGCGGCGACGCGGCGGGTGTGGCTGACCACGCCCTATTTCGTCCCCGGCGAGGCGGCGATGATGGCGCTGACCTCGGCCGCGCTCGGCGGCCTCGACGTGCGCCTGCTGGTGCCGAGGATGAGCGACAGCAAGCTGGTGACCTACTGCGTGCGCTCCTACTACGACGACCTGCTGGCCGCCGGGGTGAAGGTGTACGAGTACGGGCCGCGCATGCTGCACACCAAGGCGCTGCTGGTGGACGACGCGCTGGCGGTGATCGGCAGCGCCAACTTCGACCACCGCAGCTTCCGCCTCAACTTCGAAGCCTCGCTGCTGTTCGAGGACGCCGCCGTCGCGGGCGAACTGGCGCAATTGATCGAGCGCGAATTCGCCTCGGCGCCGCGGGTGCGCGCCGACCGTCCCCGGCCGCTGCTGTCCGTCCGCCTGCCGGAAGCGCTGGCGCGGCTGATGGCGCCGCTGCTGTGA
- a CDS encoding PA0069 family radical SAM protein codes for MKIAPDQAHPDDDARRALAPTKGRGAASKVAGRFEKRELRGEDDGWGSVYDALDEAPALRTQVTEERARSIISRNQSPDIAFSQSVNPYRGCEHGCVYCFARPSHAYLDLSPGLDFETKLFAKTNAADLLRAELAKSGYVPAPIALGINTDGWQPIERRHGISRACLEVLLETRHPLSIVTKGSALLRDLDLLAELAKHRLVSVYVSITSLDNALSSKLEPRAAAPHTRLKMIAALREAGVPAGVIVAPVIPMITDMHLEHILEAAREAGAQSAGYVLLRLPHELKEIWREWLRLHYPERAEHVMSLIRQMRGGKDYESAFGSRMRGQGPFADLIAMRFAKARKRFGFGHLPPLRGDLFIAPRKLSPQGELF; via the coding sequence ATGAAGATTGCACCCGACCAGGCCCATCCGGACGACGACGCGCGCCGCGCGCTGGCGCCGACCAAGGGGCGCGGCGCGGCGTCGAAGGTGGCCGGGCGCTTCGAGAAGCGCGAGCTGCGCGGTGAGGACGATGGCTGGGGCTCGGTGTACGACGCACTGGACGAAGCGCCGGCGCTGCGCACCCAGGTGACCGAGGAGCGCGCGCGCAGCATCATCAGCCGCAACCAGTCGCCGGACATCGCCTTCTCGCAGTCGGTCAACCCGTACCGCGGCTGCGAGCACGGCTGCGTCTACTGCTTCGCGCGGCCGTCGCACGCCTACCTCGACCTGTCGCCGGGGCTGGATTTCGAGACGAAGCTGTTCGCCAAGACCAACGCGGCCGACCTGCTGCGCGCGGAGCTGGCGAAGTCCGGCTACGTGCCGGCGCCGATCGCGCTCGGCATCAACACCGACGGCTGGCAGCCGATCGAGCGCCGTCACGGCATCAGCCGCGCCTGCCTGGAGGTGCTGCTGGAAACCCGGCATCCGCTCAGCATCGTCACCAAAGGCAGCGCGCTGCTGCGCGACCTCGACCTGCTGGCCGAACTGGCGAAGCACCGGCTGGTGAGCGTGTACGTGTCGATCACCTCGCTGGACAACGCGCTGTCGTCGAAGCTGGAACCGCGCGCCGCCGCGCCGCACACGCGACTGAAAATGATCGCCGCGCTGCGCGAGGCCGGCGTGCCCGCCGGCGTGATCGTGGCGCCGGTGATCCCGATGATCACCGACATGCACCTCGAGCACATCCTCGAAGCCGCGCGCGAAGCCGGCGCGCAGTCCGCCGGCTACGTGCTGCTGCGGTTGCCGCACGAGCTGAAGGAGATCTGGCGCGAATGGCTGCGCCTGCACTATCCCGAGCGCGCCGAGCACGTGATGAGCCTGATCCGGCAGATGCGCGGCGGCAAGGACTACGAGAGTGCGTTCGGTTCGCGGATGCGCGGACAGGGCCCGTTCGCCGACCTGATCGCGATGCGCTTCGCCAAGGCGCGCAAGCGGTTTGGCTTCGGTCACCTGCCGCCGCTGCGTGGCGACCTGTTTATTGCGCCGCGGAAGCTGTCGCCGCAGGGCGAACTGTTCTGA
- a CDS encoding DUF2200 domain-containing protein: MRQEKVFAIRFSGLYPLYVKKVESKRRSKDELDQVIRWLTGYDADGLQRQLASDHDLETFFAQAPAFNPAAASIKGVVCGIRVEEIEHPLMRKIRTLDKLVDELAKGKAMEKILRR, translated from the coding sequence ATGCGCCAGGAGAAGGTCTTCGCGATCCGGTTTTCCGGCCTGTATCCGCTGTACGTGAAGAAGGTGGAATCCAAGCGCCGGTCGAAGGACGAACTCGACCAGGTGATCCGCTGGCTGACCGGTTACGACGCCGACGGCCTGCAACGGCAACTCGCGTCCGACCACGACCTCGAAACCTTCTTCGCGCAGGCGCCGGCGTTCAATCCGGCCGCGGCGTCGATCAAGGGCGTGGTCTGCGGCATCCGCGTGGAAGAGATCGAACATCCGCTGATGCGGAAGATCCGCACTCTGGACAAGCTCGTGGACGAGCTGGCGAAAGGGAAGGCGATGGAGAAGATCCTGCGGCGATGA
- a CDS encoding pirin family protein, with product MTTLIAPRTHDLGGFQVRRAVPSLRARSVGPFVFVDHMGPALFEPGRGIDVRPHPHIGLATVTYLWAGALRHRDTLGSVQDILPGDVNWMTAGRGIAHSERTPPAPRAAGHDVHGMQTWVALPKPDEEVEPSFHHHPASSLPLREHAGARLRVIAGRGFGMESPVRVFADTFNVAVDLEPEAELAIAADAPERALYLLEGEAQLDGADIPEKHLLVLDRGVRHVLRAKTPLKAMLFGGEPLDAPRHMWWNFVSSSKERIEQARADWNSGAFGLIPGDDVERIPLPAY from the coding sequence ATGACCACGCTGATCGCTCCACGCACGCACGACCTCGGCGGCTTCCAGGTGCGCCGCGCGGTGCCCAGCCTGCGGGCGCGCAGCGTCGGGCCGTTCGTGTTCGTCGACCACATGGGGCCGGCCCTGTTCGAACCGGGCCGCGGCATCGACGTGCGCCCGCATCCGCACATCGGCCTGGCCACGGTCACCTACCTGTGGGCCGGCGCGCTGCGACACCGCGACACCCTCGGCAGCGTGCAGGACATCCTGCCCGGCGACGTGAACTGGATGACCGCCGGGCGCGGCATCGCCCATTCCGAGCGCACGCCGCCGGCGCCGCGCGCGGCCGGCCACGACGTGCACGGCATGCAGACCTGGGTGGCGCTGCCGAAGCCGGACGAGGAGGTCGAACCGTCGTTCCACCACCATCCGGCGTCGAGCCTGCCGCTGCGTGAGCACGCGGGCGCGCGGCTGCGGGTGATCGCCGGGCGCGGCTTCGGCATGGAGTCGCCGGTGCGGGTGTTCGCCGACACCTTCAACGTCGCCGTCGATCTCGAACCGGAAGCGGAGCTGGCCATCGCGGCGGACGCGCCGGAGCGCGCGCTCTACCTGCTGGAAGGCGAGGCGCAGCTCGACGGCGCGGACATTCCGGAAAAGCACCTGCTGGTGCTCGACCGCGGCGTCCGCCACGTGCTGCGCGCGAAGACGCCGCTGAAGGCGATGCTGTTCGGTGGCGAGCCGCTGGATGCGCCGCGCCACATGTGGTGGAACTTCGTTTCCTCGTCGAAGGAGCGGATCGAGCAGGCCAGGGCCGACTGGAACAGCGGCGCGTTCGGCCTGATCCCCGGCGACGACGTGGAGCGGATTCCGCTGCCCGCGTATTGA
- a CDS encoding SLC13 family permease produces MHLDPHLWPQLAFGLILAGGLYLFISEKLRVDVTAMLILLALVLTGVLDSRQALSGFSSEPAVIVAAVFVISGALGGTGISERLGSWMERASGNHEWRTIAVVMPLVALLASFTHHVMVTAMMLPLLLRHARNRRLPASRLLMPMSLAASLGTTLTLFSAPAFLLANDMLQRAGGEGLGIFSITPIGVALVLVGTAYMLLTRWLLPKRSGEQNEDDYLRLDRYRTELVIVKEGHWCTRPLAELQKALGERFRLLGWLRDGARRDDLGTNSPLLAGDVLLVEAAADELLSLHDDAGLDLNAIARFGGLASGEGKAQLVQAVVAPGSEFIGRSIRELDFARQFHTVIAGLWRRGEQMADRLSDARLREGDLLVLWGRPARFNELAAHHGFLMLVPFAGEAKRRLRAPLALAILGLTVLAAATEWLSPPLAFLSGAVAMVATRCIDVEQAYRGIDVRIFVMIAGVIPLGIAMEQTGTAALLAQGLGQVIAHWPPLAILLVMFSLAALLTQVMSDAATTALLGPISIATAQVLDLPPEPFVVCTALGAVVAFLTPIGHHGNLLILRPGQYRFGDFLRVGLPLTALVALVSAWMARWLWMGGPLLPYYG; encoded by the coding sequence ATGCACCTGGACCCCCATCTCTGGCCGCAACTCGCCTTCGGCCTGATCCTGGCCGGCGGCCTGTACCTGTTCATCAGCGAGAAGCTGCGGGTCGACGTGACCGCGATGCTGATCCTGCTCGCGCTGGTGCTGACCGGCGTGCTGGACAGCCGGCAGGCGCTGTCGGGCTTCTCCAGCGAGCCGGCGGTGATCGTCGCCGCGGTGTTCGTGATCTCCGGCGCGCTCGGCGGCACCGGCATCAGCGAGCGCCTGGGCAGCTGGATGGAGCGCGCGTCGGGCAACCACGAATGGCGCACGATCGCGGTGGTGATGCCGCTGGTGGCGCTGCTGGCCTCGTTCACCCACCACGTGATGGTCACCGCGATGATGCTGCCGCTGCTGCTGCGGCACGCGCGCAATCGCCGCCTGCCGGCCTCGCGGCTGCTGATGCCGATGTCGCTGGCGGCCTCGCTCGGCACCACGCTGACGCTGTTCAGCGCGCCGGCCTTCCTGCTCGCCAACGACATGCTGCAGCGCGCCGGCGGCGAAGGGCTGGGGATATTCTCGATCACCCCGATCGGCGTCGCGCTGGTGCTGGTGGGCACCGCCTACATGCTGCTGACCCGCTGGCTGCTGCCCAAGCGCAGCGGCGAGCAGAACGAGGACGACTATCTGCGCCTCGACCGCTACCGCACCGAGCTGGTGATCGTGAAGGAAGGCCACTGGTGCACGCGCCCGCTGGCCGAACTGCAGAAGGCGCTGGGCGAACGCTTCCGCCTGCTCGGCTGGCTGCGCGACGGCGCGCGCCGCGACGACCTGGGCACGAACAGCCCGCTGCTGGCCGGCGACGTGCTGCTGGTGGAAGCGGCGGCCGACGAACTGCTGTCGCTGCACGACGACGCCGGCCTGGACCTCAACGCGATCGCCCGCTTCGGCGGGCTGGCGAGCGGCGAGGGCAAGGCGCAGCTGGTGCAGGCGGTGGTCGCACCGGGCTCCGAGTTCATCGGCCGCAGCATCCGCGAGCTGGATTTCGCCCGCCAGTTCCACACCGTGATCGCCGGCCTGTGGCGGCGCGGCGAGCAGATGGCCGACCGCCTCTCCGACGCGCGCCTGCGCGAAGGCGACCTGCTGGTGCTGTGGGGCCGGCCGGCGCGTTTCAACGAACTGGCGGCGCACCACGGCTTCCTGATGCTGGTGCCGTTCGCCGGCGAGGCCAAGCGCCGTCTGCGCGCGCCGCTGGCGCTGGCGATCCTCGGCCTGACCGTGCTCGCCGCCGCCACCGAATGGCTGTCGCCGCCGCTGGCCTTCCTGTCCGGCGCGGTAGCGATGGTCGCCACCCGCTGCATCGACGTCGAACAGGCCTACCGCGGCATCGACGTGCGCATCTTCGTGATGATCGCCGGCGTGATCCCGCTCGGCATCGCGATGGAGCAGACCGGCACCGCCGCGCTGCTGGCGCAGGGATTGGGGCAGGTGATCGCGCACTGGCCGCCGCTGGCGATCCTGCTGGTGATGTTCTCGCTGGCCGCGCTGCTCACCCAGGTGATGAGCGACGCCGCCACCACCGCGCTGCTCGGACCGATCTCGATCGCCACCGCCCAGGTGCTGGACCTGCCACCCGAACCGTTCGTGGTCTGCACCGCGCTGGGCGCGGTGGTCGCCTTCCTCACGCCCATCGGCCACCATGGCAACCTGCTGATCCTGCGGCCGGGCCAGTACCGCTTCGGCGACTTCCTGCGCGTCGGCCTGCCGCTGACCGCGCTGGTCGCACTGGTCAGCGCGTGGATGGCGCGCTGGCTGTGGATGGGCGGGCCGCTGCTGCCGTATTACGGTTGA
- a CDS encoding class 1 fructose-bisphosphatase, producing the protein MTNPNISLTRFLIEEQRAGRINSELRLLVEVVARACKRISIAVGKGALGGVLGDAGTDGQASINVQGEAQKKLDVLSNEILLEANAWGGHLAGLASEEMDTSQPIPDKYPRGNYLLLFDPLDGSSNIDVNISVGTIFSVLRCPDGVTNPTDEHFLQPGTAQVAAGYCTYGPSTMLVLTVGHGTHAFTLDREVGSFVLTTRGMTIPEETKEFAVNMSNQRFWEAPMQAYVGDLLKGSEGPRGKDFNMRWVASMVADVHRILTRGGIFSYPLDSKCAPKGGKLRLMYEANPMSLLVEQAGGAASTGRMRMLEVRPTGLHMRVPVFLGSKAEVEAAVGYHRAHDTAST; encoded by the coding sequence ATGACCAACCCGAACATCTCCCTGACCCGCTTCCTGATCGAGGAACAGCGCGCCGGCCGCATCAATTCGGAGCTGCGCCTGCTGGTGGAGGTGGTGGCGCGCGCCTGCAAGCGCATCTCGATCGCGGTGGGCAAGGGCGCGCTGGGCGGCGTGCTGGGCGATGCCGGCACGGACGGGCAGGCCAGCATCAACGTGCAGGGCGAGGCGCAGAAGAAGCTCGACGTGCTCAGCAACGAGATCCTGCTGGAAGCCAACGCCTGGGGCGGCCACCTGGCCGGGCTGGCATCGGAGGAGATGGACACCTCGCAGCCGATCCCCGACAAGTACCCGCGCGGCAACTACCTGCTGCTGTTCGATCCGCTGGACGGCAGCTCCAACATCGACGTGAACATCTCGGTCGGCACCATCTTCTCGGTGCTGCGCTGCCCGGACGGGGTGACCAACCCGACCGACGAGCACTTCCTCCAGCCAGGCACCGCGCAGGTCGCCGCCGGCTACTGCACCTACGGGCCGAGCACGATGCTGGTGCTGACCGTCGGCCACGGCACCCATGCGTTCACCCTCGATCGCGAAGTCGGCAGCTTCGTGCTGACCACGCGCGGGATGACGATTCCGGAGGAGACGAAGGAATTCGCGGTCAACATGTCCAACCAGCGCTTCTGGGAAGCGCCGATGCAGGCCTACGTCGGCGACCTGCTCAAGGGCAGTGAAGGCCCGCGCGGCAAGGACTTCAACATGCGCTGGGTGGCCTCGATGGTCGCCGACGTGCACCGCATCCTCACCCGCGGCGGCATCTTCAGCTATCCGCTGGACAGCAAGTGCGCGCCCAAGGGCGGCAAGCTGCGGCTGATGTACGAGGCCAACCCGATGAGCCTGCTGGTCGAACAGGCCGGCGGCGCGGCCAGCACCGGGCGCATGCGCATGCTGGAGGTGCGGCCCACGGGGCTGCACATGCGCGTGCCGGTGTTCCTGGGCTCGAAGGCGGAAGTGGAAGCGGCGGTCGGCTACCACCGCGCGCACGATACGGCGTCGACCTGA
- a CDS encoding FAD/NAD(P)-binding protein, producing the protein MRITIVGAGFSGGVLATELARHAAPGTEIHLVGVPDSFGRGVAYGEARVEHLLNVRASELGADPDDPDGFAAWLHLGESARRTFLPRLAYGEYLHSRLLDSVLAARASVRLYAREAVSIERDGKAFRVTLAGGRDLASDVVVLAVGALPPQRLHGVGPRLLVDPKYIAWPWQRSLAGDEAMDRIAPAARVLIVGTGLTMADTVASLQRRGHRGPITVLSRHGLLPQPHADAPLPPIALPPAVLHAMNSGSVRALLRALRQLLPIVPDWRSLVDALRPYLQSYWKTLPKAQRARFLRHLRSHWEAARHRLAPETHAMLQALRAEGRLQVRAGRLLRAGVGADAVETLIRGRGQRHAVAERYDVLIRATGLDTDIERTSHVLVSQMRDDGLLSADPFGLGVRVTPQFEALNRHGLPVQGLYCLGPLLRGQLWEITAVAELRVAARNLAHHLLRERRRGAQAEPARPRAGSC; encoded by the coding sequence ATGCGGATCACCATCGTCGGCGCCGGCTTCAGCGGCGGCGTGCTCGCCACCGAACTCGCCCGCCACGCCGCGCCGGGCACCGAAATCCACCTGGTCGGCGTGCCGGACAGCTTCGGCCGCGGCGTCGCCTATGGAGAAGCGCGCGTGGAGCATCTGCTCAACGTGCGTGCCTCGGAGCTGGGTGCGGACCCCGACGATCCGGACGGATTCGCCGCGTGGCTGCACCTGGGCGAAAGCGCGCGGCGGACGTTCCTGCCGCGCCTGGCCTACGGCGAATACCTGCATTCACGCCTGCTGGACAGCGTGCTGGCCGCGCGCGCCAGCGTGCGCCTGTACGCGCGCGAGGCGGTGTCGATCGAGCGCGACGGCAAAGCGTTCCGGGTCACCCTGGCGGGCGGGCGCGACCTCGCCAGCGACGTCGTAGTGCTGGCCGTGGGCGCGTTGCCGCCGCAGCGCCTGCACGGCGTCGGCCCGCGCCTGCTGGTCGACCCGAAGTACATCGCCTGGCCCTGGCAGCGCAGCCTGGCGGGCGATGAGGCGATGGACCGCATCGCGCCCGCGGCGCGCGTGCTGATCGTCGGCACCGGCCTGACCATGGCCGACACGGTGGCGAGCCTGCAGCGGCGCGGGCATCGCGGCCCGATCACCGTGCTGTCGCGGCACGGTCTGCTGCCGCAGCCGCATGCGGACGCGCCGCTGCCGCCGATCGCGCTGCCGCCGGCGGTGTTGCATGCGATGAACAGCGGCAGCGTGCGCGCGCTGCTGCGCGCGTTGCGCCAGCTGCTGCCGATCGTGCCCGACTGGCGCAGCCTGGTCGATGCGCTGCGGCCCTACCTGCAGAGCTACTGGAAAACCCTGCCGAAGGCCCAGCGCGCGCGCTTCCTCCGGCATTTGCGCTCGCACTGGGAAGCCGCGCGCCATCGCCTCGCGCCCGAGACGCATGCGATGTTGCAGGCGTTGCGGGCCGAGGGCCGGCTGCAGGTGCGTGCCGGCCGGCTCCTGCGGGCCGGGGTGGGCGCGGATGCGGTGGAGACGCTGATCCGCGGACGCGGCCAGCGTCACGCCGTGGCCGAACGCTACGACGTGCTGATCCGCGCCACCGGGCTGGACACCGACATCGAGCGCACCAGCCACGTACTGGTTTCGCAGATGCGCGACGACGGCCTGCTGTCCGCCGATCCGTTCGGACTCGGCGTGCGGGTGACGCCGCAGTTCGAGGCGCTGAACCGGCATGGCCTGCCGGTGCAGGGTTTGTACTGCTTGGGGCCGCTGCTGCGCGGGCAGCTGTGGGAAATCACGGCGGTGGCGGAACTGCGGGTGGCGGCGCGCAACCTGGCGCACCATCTGCTGCGGGAGCGTCGTCGCGGGGCGCAGGCGGAGCCGGCGCGGCCGCGAGCGGGTTCGTGCTGA
- a CDS encoding DUF1328 family protein yields MLKWALIFAVIGLVAGALGFGGIAGGAFGIAKFLFWAAIIIAVVLFLLGVTIFRKVT; encoded by the coding sequence ATGCTCAAGTGGGCTCTCATCTTTGCCGTGATCGGCCTGGTCGCCGGCGCGCTCGGCTTCGGCGGCATCGCCGGCGGCGCGTTCGGCATCGCCAAGTTCCTGTTCTGGGCCGCGATCATCATCGCGGTGGTGCTGTTCCTGCTGGGCGTGACGATTTTCCGGAAAGTCACCTGA
- the phhA gene encoding phenylalanine 4-monooxygenase, translating into MSAQPQPRRLENVQTDRGSVPVYATGTVEQPWDSYSAADHDVWRRLYARQREILPGRACDAFLRAQDAMGMTPDRIPKFSDLNAALGAATGWQIVGVEGLLPELDFFTHLANRRFPVSWWIRRADQIDYIEEPDLFHDLFGHVPLLMDPMFADYLEAYGKGGVKAHGFGPEALMQLARLYWYTVEFGLIRQPDGLRIYGAGIVSSKGESIHCLESAAPNRIGFDLERVMRTRYRIDTYQKTYFVIDSFEQLIEATLPDFAPLYARLAGQPEHAPEAVLPADRVLHAGTQQAD; encoded by the coding sequence ATGTCCGCGCAGCCCCAGCCCCGCCGCCTCGAAAACGTCCAGACCGACCGCGGCTCGGTGCCGGTCTACGCCACCGGCACGGTCGAGCAACCGTGGGACAGCTACAGCGCCGCCGATCACGACGTCTGGCGCCGGCTCTACGCGCGCCAGCGCGAGATCCTGCCCGGCCGCGCCTGCGACGCCTTCCTGCGCGCGCAGGACGCGATGGGGATGACGCCGGACCGCATTCCGAAATTCTCCGATCTCAACGCGGCGCTGGGCGCGGCCACCGGCTGGCAGATCGTCGGTGTGGAAGGGCTGCTGCCGGAGCTGGACTTCTTCACCCATCTTGCCAACCGCCGCTTCCCGGTGAGCTGGTGGATCCGCCGCGCCGACCAGATCGACTACATCGAGGAACCCGACCTGTTCCACGACCTGTTCGGGCACGTGCCGCTGCTGATGGACCCGATGTTCGCCGACTATCTGGAGGCCTACGGCAAGGGCGGGGTGAAGGCGCACGGCTTCGGCCCCGAGGCGCTGATGCAGCTGGCGCGGCTGTACTGGTACACGGTGGAGTTCGGGCTGATCCGCCAGCCGGACGGGCTGCGCATCTACGGCGCCGGCATCGTCAGCTCGAAGGGCGAATCCATCCACTGCCTGGAGTCCGCCGCGCCGAACCGGATCGGTTTCGACCTCGAACGGGTGATGCGCACGCGCTACCGCATCGACACCTACCAGAAGACCTATTTCGTCATCGACAGCTTCGAGCAGCTGATCGAGGCGACGCTGCCGGATTTCGCGCCGCTCTACGCGCGGCTGGCGGGGCAGCCCGAGCACGCGCCGGAAGCCGTGCTGCCGGCGGACCGGGTCCTGCACGCGGGCACGCAGCAAGCGGACTGA
- a CDS encoding Lrp/AsnC family transcriptional regulator, giving the protein MSAVDLDRIDLVLLAELQRAGRQTNAELAERVHLSPSACLRRVQRLEREGVIVGYRAEVDPERLGLGLQAFVRVQLKSHDAERVATFARQVNDWPEVVACHALTGDMDYLLHVVVAGLEHFSRFLLDRLLAQAEVADVNSSFVLRTVKRTQALSPAGE; this is encoded by the coding sequence ATGAGCGCCGTCGACCTAGACCGCATCGACCTCGTCCTGCTCGCCGAACTCCAGCGCGCCGGCCGCCAGACCAATGCCGAGCTGGCCGAGCGCGTGCACCTGTCGCCCTCGGCCTGCCTGCGGCGGGTGCAGCGGCTGGAGCGCGAAGGCGTGATCGTCGGCTACCGCGCCGAGGTCGATCCCGAGCGGCTCGGGTTGGGCCTGCAGGCGTTCGTGCGGGTGCAGCTCAAGAGTCACGATGCCGAGCGGGTGGCGACCTTCGCACGGCAGGTCAACGACTGGCCGGAAGTCGTGGCCTGCCACGCGCTGACCGGCGACATGGACTACCTGCTGCACGTCGTGGTCGCCGGGCTGGAGCATTTCTCGCGCTTCCTGCTCGACCGGCTGCTGGCGCAGGCCGAGGTGGCCGACGTCAATTCCAGCTTCGTGCTGCGCACGGTCAAGCGCACCCAGGCGCTGTCGCCGGCGGGCGAGTAG